Proteins encoded within one genomic window of Couchioplanes caeruleus:
- a CDS encoding thiazole synthase translates to MADLFGESRLILGTGGAESLAALEAAIVASGTEMVTVALRRVDAAGPGLLPLLDRLGMRVLPNTAGCYTASDAVKAAHLARDAFETDLIKLEVIGDERTLLPDGVELLRAAERLVGDGFQVLPYTSDDPILARRLADAGCAAVMPAGAPIGSGLGIGNPHHIRLIRDSVDVPVILDAGIGTASDAALAMELGCDAVLIASAVTRAADPARMAAAMRHAVEAGRLAAGAGRIPKRYHALASTSDDGRPAW, encoded by the coding sequence ATGGCGGACCTCTTCGGCGAATCCCGGCTGATCCTCGGCACCGGCGGCGCGGAGAGCCTGGCGGCGCTGGAGGCGGCGATCGTGGCCTCCGGCACCGAGATGGTGACGGTCGCGCTGCGCCGGGTCGACGCGGCCGGGCCCGGCCTGCTGCCGCTGCTCGACCGGCTGGGCATGCGCGTGCTGCCGAACACGGCCGGGTGCTACACCGCCTCGGACGCCGTCAAGGCGGCGCATCTGGCACGGGACGCGTTCGAGACGGATCTGATCAAACTCGAGGTGATCGGCGACGAGCGGACGTTGCTGCCCGACGGCGTCGAGCTGCTGCGGGCGGCGGAACGGCTGGTGGGCGACGGGTTCCAGGTGCTGCCGTACACCAGCGACGACCCCATCCTGGCCCGCCGCCTGGCCGACGCCGGCTGTGCGGCCGTCATGCCCGCGGGCGCGCCGATCGGGTCCGGGCTGGGTATCGGCAACCCGCACCACATCCGGCTCATCCGCGACAGCGTCGACGTACCGGTGATCCTCGACGCGGGCATCGGCACCGCTTCCGATGCGGCGCTCGCGATGGAGCTCGGCTGCGACGCGGTGTTGATCGCCTCCGCGGTCACCCGGGCCGCCGACCCGGCGCGCATGGCGGCGGCGATGCGGCACGCCGTGGAGGCCGGTCGGCTCGCCGCCGGCGCCGGCCGCATCCCCAAGCGCTACCACGCCCTGGCATCCACCTCGGACGACGGGAGGCCCGCGTGGTGA
- a CDS encoding class I SAM-dependent methyltransferase gives MSADHYFTAEPATPDTRGRIEFSVAGRAYDLAVARGVFSAGRLDPGTAVLLRKAELPTDGGTFLDLGCGYGPIACVLASEAPAATVYAIDVNSRARELTAENAKSLGLGDRVRVCTPEDVPAEVTFDQIWSNPPTHVGKAELHAMADRWLGRLAPDGVAWLVINRNLGGDSLHTWLTGQGWDVARTASQRGFRVLKVSRSAGKTD, from the coding sequence GTGAGCGCCGACCATTACTTCACTGCCGAGCCGGCCACGCCCGACACGAGGGGACGGATCGAGTTCTCCGTGGCCGGCCGGGCGTACGACCTGGCGGTCGCGCGCGGCGTCTTCTCCGCGGGACGGCTCGACCCCGGCACCGCCGTGCTGCTGCGCAAGGCCGAGCTGCCCACCGACGGCGGCACCTTCCTGGATCTCGGCTGCGGGTACGGCCCCATCGCCTGCGTCCTGGCCAGCGAGGCGCCCGCCGCGACCGTGTACGCGATCGACGTCAACTCCCGCGCCCGGGAGCTGACCGCGGAGAACGCCAAGTCGCTGGGTCTGGGCGACAGGGTGCGAGTGTGCACCCCCGAGGACGTGCCGGCCGAGGTGACGTTCGACCAGATCTGGAGCAACCCGCCCACCCACGTCGGCAAGGCCGAACTGCACGCGATGGCGGACCGCTGGCTGGGGCGGCTCGCGCCGGACGGCGTGGCCTGGCTGGTGATCAACCGCAACCTCGGCGGCGACTCGCTGCACACCTGGCTGACCGGCCAGGGCTGGGACGTGGCGCGTACGGCCAGCCAGCGCGGCTTCCGCGTGCTCAAGGTCTCCCGGAGCGCCGGAAAAACCGACTGA
- the thiS gene encoding sulfur carrier protein ThiS, whose protein sequence is MKIVVNGAGRVVDGESTVEGLVGALTEARRGVAVAVNGEVVPRSAWPGARLSEGDRVEVLTAAQGG, encoded by the coding sequence ATGAAGATCGTCGTCAATGGTGCCGGTCGCGTCGTCGACGGGGAAAGCACCGTCGAGGGGCTCGTCGGCGCGCTCACGGAGGCGCGGCGCGGCGTCGCGGTGGCGGTCAACGGCGAGGTGGTGCCGCGTTCCGCGTGGCCCGGGGCCCGGCTCAGCGAGGGCGACCGGGTCGAGGTGCTCACCGCGGCGCAGGGAGGCTGA
- a CDS encoding ABC-F family ATP-binding cassette domain-containing protein, with protein MGYVDVSGVGFVLPDGRELFADVSFRVGEGAKVALVGPNGAGKTTLLRMVAGDLAVPIGTVARAGGLGVMRQFIGMIGDDRTLDDLALSLVAPVLREAGQALATADAALRSAPDSEKAQLRFANALTGWGEAGGYDAEVLFDTVAVAILGKPWEEVRSRPVRTLSGGQQKRFALDLLLRGGDEVLLLDEPDNFLDVPGKRWLEARLRESSKSVLYVSHDRELLAQTATRVVAVEGGGAWTHPGGFASWHEARANRHERLLELRRRWDEEHEKLRELVFTLKQKAAFNDGLASRYQAAQTRLRKFEEAGPPPLPPKEQSLRMNLRGGRTGKRAVVCTGLELEDLTFPFDLEIWYGDRVAVLGANGTGKSHFLRLLSAGGTAPEADNKPVDGAPLAHVAHHGTARLGARVRPGHFSQTHDRPELLDRTLVEILWRGDDHRSGMDRAGAMKALNRYELAAQGDQRFGTLSGGQQARFLVLLLELSGATVLLLDEPTDNLDLASAEALEEGLKAFEGTVIAVTHDRWFTRGFDRFVLFQGDGEVVETPEPVWDVR; from the coding sequence GTGGGTTACGTGGATGTCTCCGGGGTCGGATTCGTGCTGCCGGACGGCCGGGAGCTGTTCGCCGACGTGTCGTTCCGGGTCGGCGAGGGCGCGAAGGTGGCGCTCGTCGGGCCGAACGGGGCGGGCAAGACCACCCTGCTGCGGATGGTCGCCGGGGATCTCGCCGTCCCGATCGGCACGGTCGCCCGGGCCGGCGGGCTCGGGGTCATGCGCCAGTTCATCGGGATGATCGGCGACGACCGTACCCTCGACGATCTTGCCTTGTCGCTCGTCGCGCCCGTCCTGCGGGAGGCCGGGCAGGCGCTGGCCACCGCCGACGCCGCGCTGCGGTCGGCGCCCGACTCCGAGAAGGCGCAGCTCCGGTTCGCCAACGCGCTGACCGGCTGGGGCGAGGCGGGCGGCTACGACGCCGAGGTGCTCTTCGACACCGTCGCCGTCGCCATCCTCGGCAAGCCCTGGGAAGAGGTGCGGAGCCGGCCGGTGCGGACGCTCTCCGGCGGGCAGCAGAAGCGCTTCGCCCTCGACCTGCTGCTGCGTGGCGGCGACGAGGTGCTGCTGCTGGACGAGCCGGACAACTTCCTCGACGTGCCGGGCAAGCGATGGCTCGAGGCGCGGCTGCGGGAGTCGTCGAAGTCGGTGCTCTACGTCTCGCACGACCGCGAGCTACTGGCGCAGACCGCGACCCGGGTGGTGGCGGTCGAGGGCGGCGGCGCGTGGACCCACCCCGGCGGCTTCGCCTCCTGGCACGAGGCCCGCGCCAACCGGCACGAGCGGCTGCTGGAGCTGCGGCGGCGCTGGGACGAGGAACACGAGAAGCTGCGCGAGCTGGTGTTCACCTTGAAGCAGAAGGCGGCGTTCAACGACGGCCTGGCCTCGCGCTACCAGGCCGCGCAGACCCGGCTGCGCAAGTTCGAGGAGGCGGGGCCGCCGCCGCTGCCGCCCAAGGAGCAGTCGTTGCGGATGAACCTGCGCGGCGGGCGTACGGGAAAACGGGCCGTCGTCTGCACGGGCCTGGAGCTGGAAGACCTGACCTTCCCCTTCGACCTGGAGATCTGGTACGGCGACCGGGTGGCGGTGCTCGGCGCCAACGGCACCGGCAAGTCCCACTTCCTACGGCTGCTCTCGGCGGGCGGCACGGCCCCCGAGGCGGACAACAAGCCGGTCGACGGCGCGCCCCTGGCCCACGTGGCGCACCACGGCACCGCACGGCTCGGCGCGCGGGTCCGTCCCGGCCACTTCTCGCAGACCCACGACCGGCCTGAGCTGCTGGATCGTACGTTGGTCGAGATTCTGTGGCGCGGCGACGACCACCGGTCCGGAATGGACCGCGCGGGCGCGATGAAGGCGCTCAACCGCTACGAGCTGGCGGCACAGGGCGACCAGCGGTTCGGCACGCTCTCGGGCGGCCAGCAGGCCCGCTTCCTGGTGCTGCTGCTGGAGCTGTCGGGCGCGACGGTGCTGCTGCTCGACGAGCCGACGGACAACCTGGACCTCGCCTCGGCGGAGGCGCTGGAGGAGGGCCTGAAGGCGTTCGAGGGCACGGTGATCGCGGTCACCCACGACCGCTGGTTCACGCGCGGCTTCGACCGGTTCGTGCTCTTCCAGGGTGACGGCGAGGTCGTGGAGACGCCCGAGCCGGTCTGGGACGTCCGCTGA
- the thiO gene encoding glycine oxidase ThiO, translating to MTDLTVIGGGIVGLAVAWRCRQRGMRVTVYDGGADDAAWYAAAGMLAPAGETSFGQEALTALMVESSTRWPGFAAELQRETGIDVGIDTRGTLAVALTGDDLAEARRLWAYREEHGLAVHRLPPSAVREREPALSPRLRGGAHIPDDRQVDPRRVVAALRTALGAAVVPHRTAEIPPGPVVVAAGLGTAALTGLPVRPVKGLVLRLSGEPGLLRHVVVGHVDGRHVYLVPRADGEIVIGATQEERADSSVTAGAVLDLLRPATELVPDLAECELTETVVRHRPATPDNAPVLGRLSGDIVVAAGHHRNGVLLTPVTADLIADLVVTGRPDPLLEAFTPGRFA from the coding sequence ATGACCGACCTGACCGTGATCGGCGGCGGGATCGTGGGCCTCGCCGTCGCGTGGCGCTGCCGGCAGCGCGGCATGCGGGTCACCGTCTACGACGGCGGTGCCGACGATGCCGCCTGGTATGCCGCGGCGGGCATGCTGGCCCCGGCCGGGGAGACGTCCTTCGGCCAGGAGGCGCTGACCGCGCTCATGGTGGAGTCGTCGACCCGCTGGCCCGGCTTCGCCGCCGAGCTGCAGCGGGAGACGGGGATCGACGTCGGAATCGACACGCGGGGCACCCTGGCGGTCGCACTGACCGGCGACGACCTGGCCGAGGCGCGGCGCCTGTGGGCCTATCGCGAGGAGCACGGCCTGGCGGTGCACCGGCTGCCGCCGAGCGCCGTCCGCGAGCGGGAACCGGCCCTCTCGCCCCGGCTCCGCGGCGGCGCGCACATCCCGGACGACCGGCAGGTCGACCCCCGGCGGGTGGTCGCCGCACTGCGGACCGCGCTGGGTGCGGCGGTGGTGCCACACCGGACGGCGGAGATTCCGCCGGGCCCGGTCGTGGTCGCGGCGGGCCTGGGCACCGCGGCCCTGACCGGACTTCCCGTACGGCCGGTGAAGGGCCTGGTGCTGCGCCTGAGCGGCGAGCCGGGGCTGCTCCGGCACGTCGTGGTGGGACATGTCGACGGCCGGCACGTGTACCTGGTTCCCCGCGCCGACGGCGAGATCGTCATCGGTGCCACCCAGGAGGAGCGCGCCGACTCGTCCGTGACGGCCGGAGCGGTGCTGGACCTGCTGCGGCCGGCCACCGAGCTGGTGCCGGACCTTGCCGAGTGCGAGCTCACCGAGACCGTCGTGCGGCACCGGCCCGCCACACCCGACAATGCGCCGGTGCTGGGCCGTCTGAGCGGCGACATCGTGGTCGCCGCGGGGCACCACCGCAACGGGGTGCTGCTCACGCCGGTCACCGCCGATCTCATCGCCGACCTCGTGGTCACCGGCCGTCCCGATCCCCTGCTCGAAGCGTTCACGCCCGGGAGGTTCGCATGA
- the thiD gene encoding bifunctional hydroxymethylpyrimidine kinase/phosphomethylpyrimidine kinase codes for MTPPVVLTIAGSDSGGGAGIQADLKTFAALGTYGVCVLTAITAQNTLGVTAIHSVPTEIVAAQLDAVLADFQVAAVKVGMVGDPAIAAVIADRAAELPNLVVDPVLVATSGSLLSGVASVVPLLPYPRVLTPNRHEAGALLEGRVETAEEMAEAAAALVGRGPEAVVVTGSELAVDILHTGGRTSTLRGEPVPTVNNHGSGCTFSSAIAARLALGDDIAEAVAFAKSYVARALAGGRDWKLGAGPGPLHHFA; via the coding sequence ATGACGCCGCCGGTGGTGCTCACCATTGCCGGGTCGGACTCCGGCGGCGGCGCCGGAATCCAGGCGGACCTCAAGACCTTCGCCGCCCTGGGCACCTACGGTGTCTGCGTGCTGACGGCGATCACCGCGCAGAACACGCTCGGTGTCACCGCCATCCACTCGGTGCCGACGGAGATCGTGGCGGCCCAGTTGGACGCCGTGCTCGCGGACTTCCAGGTGGCGGCCGTGAAGGTCGGGATGGTGGGGGATCCGGCCATCGCTGCCGTGATCGCCGATCGAGCCGCGGAGCTGCCGAACCTGGTGGTGGATCCGGTGCTGGTCGCCACCAGTGGCAGCCTCTTGTCCGGTGTTGCTTCTGTGGTGCCGCTGCTTCCGTACCCTCGCGTTCTGACGCCGAACCGGCACGAAGCCGGCGCCCTCCTCGAAGGCCGGGTGGAGACGGCCGAGGAGATGGCCGAGGCGGCGGCCGCTCTCGTCGGGCGCGGGCCCGAGGCGGTTGTGGTCACCGGCAGTGAGCTGGCCGTCGACATCCTGCACACCGGTGGGCGGACGTCGACGCTGCGCGGCGAGCCGGTGCCGACCGTCAACAACCACGGGTCCGGATGCACGTTCTCGTCGGCGATCGCCGCGCGGCTGGCGCTCGGCGACGACATTGCGGAGGCGGTTGCGTTCGCGAAGTCCTATGTGGCGCGGGCGCTGGCCGGCGGTCGCGATTGGAAGCTCGGCGCGGGGCCGGGGCCGCTGCACCACTTCGCTTGA
- a CDS encoding thiamine phosphate synthase, translating into MDPVFPCLHVITDARPGRDPLAVVTAAVAAAGRLGLVDRLAIQVRVEDDVTDRAAYGLATEVLAECRPAGVLCLVNDRLHVALAVGADGAHVGADDLPVAAARKVLGPGTVLGATCRDEVAARSAVRAGATYLGVGPAFVSSTKTGLPAPLGAAKIGAVARAVPGTPVVAIGGVTLDTAPGLIAAGAAAVAVVGAVAAAADPGHAVERLLKALA; encoded by the coding sequence GTGGACCCTGTTTTCCCGTGTCTGCATGTCATCACCGACGCCCGCCCCGGGCGTGACCCGCTCGCCGTGGTCACCGCCGCGGTGGCGGCCGCCGGTCGGCTCGGCCTGGTCGACCGGTTGGCGATCCAGGTCCGGGTCGAGGACGACGTGACCGACCGGGCCGCGTACGGCCTGGCCACCGAGGTGTTGGCCGAGTGCCGCCCCGCCGGGGTGTTGTGCCTGGTCAACGACCGGCTGCACGTGGCGCTGGCCGTCGGTGCCGACGGCGCGCACGTCGGTGCCGACGATCTGCCGGTGGCGGCCGCCCGGAAGGTGCTCGGGCCGGGCACCGTGCTCGGCGCGACCTGCCGGGACGAGGTGGCGGCCCGGTCGGCGGTGCGGGCCGGCGCGACGTACCTGGGGGTGGGACCGGCCTTCGTCAGCTCCACCAAGACCGGGCTGCCCGCACCGCTCGGCGCCGCGAAGATCGGCGCGGTGGCCCGGGCCGTGCCCGGAACCCCGGTAGTGGCGATCGGCGGAGTCACCCTCGACACCGCCCCCGGCCTGATCGCGGCCGGGGCTGCCGCCGTCGCGGTCGTCGGCGCGGTCGCCGCGGCCGCGGATCCGGGCCACGCCGTCGAGCGGCTGCTCAAGGCCCTCGCATGA
- a CDS encoding thiamine phosphate synthase, producing MVIPSGVVVLTDRRLAAGRLVEVVRAAVRGGAAWVILRDKDLPYGERAALAAELRTVAGPERLIVAGADPLGGNAVHLSAVDDRPSGVALVGRSWHGTEELSDVDYVTLSPIFPTETKPGYGPALGAERAATLAGERPWLALGGVDSAERAAACGRAGAAGVAVMGAIMRADDPERTTRMLAEAVAA from the coding sequence GTGGTGATCCCGTCCGGGGTCGTCGTGCTGACCGACCGGCGGCTCGCCGCCGGTCGGCTCGTCGAGGTGGTCCGGGCCGCGGTCCGCGGCGGCGCGGCGTGGGTCATCCTGCGCGACAAGGATCTTCCGTACGGGGAGCGCGCCGCACTCGCCGCGGAGCTGCGGACCGTGGCAGGGCCGGAACGATTGATCGTGGCGGGTGCGGATCCCTTGGGGGGCAACGCCGTGCATCTGTCCGCTGTGGATGACCGGCCCTCGGGGGTCGCCTTGGTGGGACGCTCGTGGCATGGCACCGAGGAGCTCTCCGATGTGGACTATGTCACGCTGTCGCCGATCTTTCCGACCGAGACGAAGCCCGGATACGGCCCCGCGCTGGGCGCCGAGCGTGCGGCGACGCTGGCGGGCGAGCGGCCGTGGCTCGCGCTCGGCGGCGTCGACTCGGCCGAGCGCGCGGCGGCCTGCGGGCGAGCCGGGGCGGCCGGCGTGGCGGTGATGGGAGCGATCATGCGAGCGGACGACCCGGAGCGAACGACCCGGATGCTGGCCGAGGCGGTGGCGGCATGA